One region of Pan paniscus chromosome 5, NHGRI_mPanPan1-v2.0_pri, whole genome shotgun sequence genomic DNA includes:
- the VIP gene encoding VIP peptides isoform X2: MDTRNKAQLLVLLTLLSVLFSQTSAWPLYRAPSALRLGDRIPFEGANEPDQVSLKEDIDMLQNALAENDTPYYDVSRNARHADGVFTSDFSKLLGQLSAKKYLESLMGKRVSNISEDPVPVKRHSDAVFTDNYTRLRKQMAVKKYLNSILNGKRSSEGESPDFPEELEK, translated from the exons ATGGACACCAGAAATAAGGCCCAGCTCCTTGTGCTCCTGACTCTTCTCAGTGTGCTCTTCTCGCAGACGTCGGCATGGCCTCTTTACAGGGCACCTTCTGCTCTCAG GTTGGGTGACAGAATACCCTTTGAGGGAGCAAATGAACCTGATCAAGTTTCATTAAAAGAAGACATTGACATGTTGCAAAATGCATTAGCTGAAAATGACACACCCTATTACGATGTATCCAg AAATGCCAGGCATGCTGATGGAGTTTTCACCAGTGACTTCAGTAAACTCTTGGGTCAACTTTCTGCCAAAAAGTACCTTGAGTCTCTTATGGGAAAACGTGTTAG TAACATCTCAGAAGACCCTGTACCAGTCAAACGTCACTCAGATGCAGTCTTCACCGACAACTATACCCGCCTTAGAAAACAAATGGctgtaaagaaatatttgaacTCAATTCTGAATGGAAAGAGGag CAGTGAGGGAGAATCTCCCGACTTTCCAGAAGAGttagaaaaatga
- the VIP gene encoding VIP peptides isoform X4 — translation MDTRNKAQLLVLLTLLSVLFSQTSAWPLYRAPSALRLGDRIPFEGANEPDQVSLKEDIDMLQNALAENDTPYYDVSRNARHADGVFTSDFSKLLGQLSAKKYLESLMGKRVSNISEDPVPVKRHSDAVFTDNYTRLRKQMAVKKYLNSILNGKRSEGESPDFPEELEK, via the exons ATGGACACCAGAAATAAGGCCCAGCTCCTTGTGCTCCTGACTCTTCTCAGTGTGCTCTTCTCGCAGACGTCGGCATGGCCTCTTTACAGGGCACCTTCTGCTCTCAG GTTGGGTGACAGAATACCCTTTGAGGGAGCAAATGAACCTGATCAAGTTTCATTAAAAGAAGACATTGACATGTTGCAAAATGCATTAGCTGAAAATGACACACCCTATTACGATGTATCCAg AAATGCCAGGCATGCTGATGGAGTTTTCACCAGTGACTTCAGTAAACTCTTGGGTCAACTTTCTGCCAAAAAGTACCTTGAGTCTCTTATGGGAAAACGTGTTAG TAACATCTCAGAAGACCCTGTACCAGTCAAACGTCACTCAGATGCAGTCTTCACCGACAACTATACCCGCCTTAGAAAACAAATGGctgtaaagaaatatttgaacTCAATTCTGAATGGAAAGAGGag TGAGGGAGAATCTCCCGACTTTCCAGAAGAGttagaaaaatga
- the VIP gene encoding VIP peptides isoform X3: MDTRNKAQLLVLLTLLSVLFSQTSAWPLYRAPSALRLGDRIPFEGANEPDQVSLKEDIDMLQNALAENDTPYYDVSRNARHADGVFTSDFSKLLGQLSAKKYLESLMGKRVSSNISEDPVPVKRHSDAVFTDNYTRLRKQMAVKKYLNSILNGKRSEGESPDFPEELEK; this comes from the exons ATGGACACCAGAAATAAGGCCCAGCTCCTTGTGCTCCTGACTCTTCTCAGTGTGCTCTTCTCGCAGACGTCGGCATGGCCTCTTTACAGGGCACCTTCTGCTCTCAG GTTGGGTGACAGAATACCCTTTGAGGGAGCAAATGAACCTGATCAAGTTTCATTAAAAGAAGACATTGACATGTTGCAAAATGCATTAGCTGAAAATGACACACCCTATTACGATGTATCCAg AAATGCCAGGCATGCTGATGGAGTTTTCACCAGTGACTTCAGTAAACTCTTGGGTCAACTTTCTGCCAAAAAGTACCTTGAGTCTCTTATGGGAAAACGTGTTAG CAGTAACATCTCAGAAGACCCTGTACCAGTCAAACGTCACTCAGATGCAGTCTTCACCGACAACTATACCCGCCTTAGAAAACAAATGGctgtaaagaaatatttgaacTCAATTCTGAATGGAAAGAGGag TGAGGGAGAATCTCCCGACTTTCCAGAAGAGttagaaaaatga
- the VIP gene encoding VIP peptides isoform X1: MDTRNKAQLLVLLTLLSVLFSQTSAWPLYRAPSALRLGDRIPFEGANEPDQVSLKEDIDMLQNALAENDTPYYDVSRNARHADGVFTSDFSKLLGQLSAKKYLESLMGKRVSSNISEDPVPVKRHSDAVFTDNYTRLRKQMAVKKYLNSILNGKRSSEGESPDFPEELEK, translated from the exons ATGGACACCAGAAATAAGGCCCAGCTCCTTGTGCTCCTGACTCTTCTCAGTGTGCTCTTCTCGCAGACGTCGGCATGGCCTCTTTACAGGGCACCTTCTGCTCTCAG GTTGGGTGACAGAATACCCTTTGAGGGAGCAAATGAACCTGATCAAGTTTCATTAAAAGAAGACATTGACATGTTGCAAAATGCATTAGCTGAAAATGACACACCCTATTACGATGTATCCAg AAATGCCAGGCATGCTGATGGAGTTTTCACCAGTGACTTCAGTAAACTCTTGGGTCAACTTTCTGCCAAAAAGTACCTTGAGTCTCTTATGGGAAAACGTGTTAG CAGTAACATCTCAGAAGACCCTGTACCAGTCAAACGTCACTCAGATGCAGTCTTCACCGACAACTATACCCGCCTTAGAAAACAAATGGctgtaaagaaatatttgaacTCAATTCTGAATGGAAAGAGGag CAGTGAGGGAGAATCTCCCGACTTTCCAGAAGAGttagaaaaatga